From Hartmannibacter diazotrophicus, a single genomic window includes:
- a CDS encoding SDR family NAD(P)-dependent oxidoreductase yields the protein MRLKDKVAIITGAAQGIGLACAERFLAEGAKVMMSDINEEKLKAAAATLDTASFAADAGLKADADALIARTVEVFGRVDILVNNAGITSANEFLDVKEEDFDRVIRVNLKSQFLCGQAAGRQMREQGEGGTIINMSSVNSILAIPDQVPYCVSKGGIQQLTKVMAISLAPYGIRVNAIGPGTILTELARDVVLSSEAARKKILARTPIGRCGEPEEVASCAVFLASTDSSYLTGQTIFPDGGRMALNYTVAVAD from the coding sequence ATGCGGCTCAAGGACAAGGTTGCCATCATCACAGGCGCCGCGCAGGGCATCGGCCTTGCCTGCGCGGAGCGCTTTCTCGCCGAAGGCGCCAAGGTGATGATGTCGGACATCAACGAGGAGAAGCTGAAGGCGGCCGCGGCCACCCTCGACACCGCGTCCTTTGCCGCCGACGCGGGCCTCAAGGCGGACGCCGATGCCCTGATCGCGCGCACCGTCGAGGTCTTCGGCCGGGTCGACATCCTCGTCAACAACGCCGGCATCACCAGCGCCAACGAATTCCTCGACGTCAAGGAAGAGGACTTCGACCGCGTGATCCGGGTGAACCTCAAGTCGCAGTTTCTCTGCGGTCAGGCGGCGGGCCGCCAGATGCGCGAGCAGGGCGAGGGCGGCACCATTATCAACATGTCGTCGGTGAACAGCATCCTCGCGATCCCCGACCAGGTGCCCTATTGCGTCTCCAAGGGCGGTATCCAGCAGCTCACCAAGGTCATGGCGATCTCGTTGGCGCCCTACGGCATCCGCGTGAACGCCATCGGCCCCGGCACGATCCTCACCGAGCTTGCCCGCGATGTCGTGCTGTCCAGCGAGGCGGCACGCAAGAAGATCCTCGCCCGCACGCCCATCGGCCGCTGCGGCGAGCCGGAGGAGGTCGCCTCCTGCGCGGTGTTCCTTGCCAGCACGGATTCGTCCTATCTCACGGGTCAGACGATCTTCCCGGACGGCGGGCGCATGGCGCTCAACTATACGGTCGCGGTCGCTGACTGA
- a CDS encoding sulfotransferase family protein — MTAPADTAVRIAMWSGPRNISTAMMRSFGARTDCHVVDEPFYALYLERTGIVHPMREEILASQKTDPDAVIADLMGPLPAGKTVFYQKHMTHHMLPGIDLAWTQRVQNAFLIRRPEDVLASYVQKREEVSLEEIGFRQQAEIFDRVADRLGKAPPVIEGNDVLKDPAKTLALLCTGVGIPFDPAMLSWEPGRRDTDGIWAPHWYHAVEASTGFGPPREGIDASALPDHLRAIADAARPYYETLAAHALRPQD; from the coding sequence ATGACCGCCCCCGCCGACACCGCCGTCCGCATCGCCATGTGGTCGGGTCCGCGCAACATCTCCACCGCGATGATGCGCTCCTTCGGCGCAAGGACCGACTGCCACGTGGTCGACGAGCCCTTCTATGCGCTCTACCTGGAGCGGACCGGCATCGTCCACCCGATGCGCGAGGAGATCCTCGCCTCCCAGAAGACCGATCCGGACGCAGTCATCGCCGACCTGATGGGACCGCTGCCGGCCGGCAAGACCGTCTTCTACCAGAAGCACATGACCCACCACATGCTGCCCGGCATCGACCTGGCGTGGACGCAAAGGGTCCAGAACGCCTTCCTGATCCGCAGGCCGGAGGATGTGCTCGCCTCCTATGTCCAGAAGCGCGAGGAGGTCAGTCTGGAGGAAATCGGCTTCCGCCAGCAGGCCGAGATCTTCGACCGTGTCGCCGACAGGCTCGGCAAGGCGCCGCCGGTCATCGAGGGCAATGATGTCCTGAAGGACCCGGCGAAGACCCTGGCGCTGCTTTGCACAGGCGTCGGCATTCCCTTCGATCCGGCCATGCTGTCGTGGGAACCCGGCCGGCGCGACACCGACGGCATCTGGGCGCCGCACTGGTATCACGCGGTGGAAGCCTCCACCGGCTTCGGCCCGCCCCGCGAGGGGATCGACGCGAGCGCCCTGCCGGATCACCTGCGCGCCATCGCCGACGCGGCACGTCCCTATTACGAAACGCTCGCCGCCCACGCGCTGAGACCGCAGGACTGA